A segment of the candidate division WOR-3 bacterium genome:
TTCGATACTTTTACATCCTCGAAGATCAATTCGCAGTTCGCTGTTGCCCTTATGCCCATTAGGTCTTCGTGATTTCCAAGACTGAACCCCGGCGTGTCGCGCTCGACTATGAAAGCACTTACGCCCTTGTGTTTCAATTCCTTATTAGTATAGGCAAATACAACAAAGGTACCAGCTTCGCCGCCGTTGGTAATGAATCGCTTCGTCCCATTAAGGACGTAGTGGTCACCTTCTAACCGCGCTGTCGATTCCATGGCTGCAACATCAGACCCCGCGTTGGGCTCGGTCAGGCCAAATGCTCCAATTTTTTCGCCGCTGCACAGTGGTGGCAGGTATTTCTTTTTCTGGTCTTCGTTCCCGAATTCCAGGATGGGATAGGTCGTCAATGAATTGTTCACAGCGACAATGACACCAGTCGAAGCACATGCCCGAGAAATCTCCTCGATTGCGATAGCCAACGAAACAAAATCGAAGCCCGAACCACCATATTGCTCGGGCACAATAACGCTCAGCAAACCCAACTGCGCCATTTTCTTCAAAGTCGACCACGGAAATTCTCTGGACTTATCGATCTCCGACGCCAGCGGTGCCAGTTCGGTTTGTGCGAACTTGCGCACCTGATCTTGTAGCATCTTCTGATCATTGGTTAAATCAAAATTCATCTTGTCTCCTTGATTGGATAAATTCCTAAAATCACAAATTCCTAAATACCTAAACAGACAACAATAAGAAGGTAACGTACTACGTCACACAAACACAACGCTAACGCCGTTAACATCGCTATTATCGTTACTCCCGCTAATCCCGTCTGGCTCGTTAATTCCGTTACTATCGTTATTACCGCTGGATACTTGACATATGGTACTCAACACGGAATACGGTTCCGAAACCGTTTCGCTTTTCGCAACCTATGACTTGGTTGTTGGTTGTACGAAACACGAGTACGAATCATTTACCCAGTATCTGCCGGGCGATGACGATCTTCTGTATTTCACTCGTTCCTTCACCGATTTCCATGAGTTTTTCATCCCTGATGAAACGTTCAACAGGATATGCATCGGTAATACCCAATAACCCGTGAATATCGATCGCCATGTCTGCAGCCTTCATGCCAACGGTTGAGGCATAATACTTGGCCATCGCAGCCTCCTTCACGTATGGCATGCCGGCATCCTTCAAAGCAGCCGCCTGATATACAAGCAACCGCGCGGCTTCAATATCTGTTGCCATTTCTGCGATCATTGACTGGACCGCCTGTGATCTGGAAAGGGGCTTCCCGGATTTGTTGTTCGATTTGCTGAAATTTACTGCAGCATCAAGGGCTCCCTGACCAATACCGAGTGCGAGTGCGCCGATCGATATCCGCCCACCATCCAGTGTTTCCATAAATATCTTGAAACCATCACCTTCTTCACCCAGCAGGTTATTTGCGGGTATCACACAATCCTCAAAAATCAACTCCGAAGTTATCGATCCATGCAACCCGAGTTTCTCCTCGTCCTTGCCGTAGGTAAACCCTGGCGTTCCCTTCTCAACGATGAATGCAGATATGCCTTGATAACCCTTTGATGGATCCTGAGTTGCCGTGACGATAATCACATCCGCAACACTCCCAGATGTAATGAACCGTTTTTCGCCATTTAGTATATATTTGTCACCATCACGCTTCGCCGTCGTCTTGGTGGCCGCCGCATCTGAGCCTGCCTCTGGTTCAGTGAGTCCGAACGACCCGATCTTCTCACCCTTAGCCAGAGGTATGAGCCATTTTTGCTTTTGCTCTTCATTGCCGGCATAGTAAATTGGAAACACACCGAGCGACGAATGTGCCGCAAGAAATATGCCCGTCGAGCCACAAACCCGGCCTATCTCCTCTACCGCAATTGCATAATGCAGCGTGTCGAGTCCGGCGCCACCGTACTCCTTTGGGACATATATTGCCGTCAACTGTAACTCAGCCAAGCGCTTCACAAATTTCCATGGGAATTCACCGTCCCTGTCGAGGTCACGTGCACACGGTGCAACTTCTTTTTCAGCAAATCCCCTCACCTTCGCCTGAAACTGCCTATGCGCATCACTCAATATCATGATAAAATCTCCTCTGCAATCTTGCTTTTAAGATCAACCGGCCTCCCACCCAGGACCTGAAGGGTCTTTGCATCACGAAAGTGTCTTTCCACCGGGTAATCTCTTGTATAACCGTAACCACCATGTATCTGTATTGCCTTTAATGCGGAGAATACTGCACCCTCGCAGCTCGTCAGACATGCCATGCGGGCGATTTGTGAATAATCTTCGTTCTCATCAGTTCTACTCGCTGCTTCATAAACGAGTAATCTCGATCTTTCCACGCTAACTTTGATCTCGGAAAGCATATCCCTGACCATAGGGAACTCACAGATGGCGCGTCCGAACTGCTTGCGTTCTTTCGAGTACTTTATCGAAGCATCCAACGCAGCCTCGTTCAAGCCGAGGGCAATTGACGAGAAACTGATGCGCGCGTGGTCATCGAGGAATTGCACTGCCTCCCGGCCTTTTGCTTCTTCGACAAGGCGGTCCTCTTCCTTCAACTTCGCGCGTTTGGATTCTACTCCGGTGACACCGGCTCCGCACATGCCCATCGTTCTAATAGAGTACGAATTCATGAAAGATTCGCTCTTATCGACGATGTACAGCGCGACGCCCTGCCCGTGTAAAGCCGGAATAACAAAAAAATCCGCGGCTGCACTGTTCAGAGCAATGTCGCTCCTACCCGACAGAAACGTCTCGCCACCATCTGATTCAATCTTGAACTCCTGTCCGGCAATCTCGGTTTCTGTATGTGGTACGTAGCCGCCAATACTACCATTAGAGATCCGTTTCAGATACTTATCTTTAATTTGTGGTGAACCGAATTCAGATATTGACCGGACTACAAAACAGTTGTTCACAGCAACCATCAGAGCGAGAGACGCACATGATTTAGATAATTCTTCAAGTGCTACACATAGCGTCGTCACGTTCAAACCAGAACCGCCATACTGCTCTGGCACCGTGAAGCCGAAAAGACCCATCTGTGAGATCTTCTTTACTATCTCAGGTGGAATGCGGCAATCCTTTTCGATATCCGCGGCAATCGGATCGAGCTCGGCAGTGGCGAATTTCCGTATTTCACCCCTGATTAGTTTTTGTTCACTGTTCATCTTGATGATGCTCATTTTCGGTTATCTCCTGTGAATAATTGCATACATAAAATGCATCTGATACTGAACTAATCTGTATTATTGGTGTCTAAGCTACCGCCCTTGTCAGCAGCCAGCGGTAACTAAGAATAGACCCTGCTGACCTCTCCTCGGATTGGAATTGAGTTTTCTCAACTGCTTTATTATATTCATTTTCGGCAAATTGTCAACAAGACGGACGGTGGCTCGCCCAAAAGCTAAAGTCAAAAAAGTCATGCAATCAAATGATTTTTTAGGTATAATGTGCGGTTACGCATCCACAAAAGTCAACACGGTGAATGAGAGATTTGCAGCTGTTTCAAATATTTAAAGGGGCTTAGTCAACAGGTATTACTGCACCCTTCTGTTTAAGTGATTTTTCAACCGCGGCAAGTATTCTGACCATGCGCAAACCTGATTCGCCGCTGGTCAAGGGAGCGCGACCTTCCCTGATCGAACTCACGAATGTGTCAATCATCAAGACGAGCGGCTCGGTTTCGTCATACTCAAACGGCTGGGCGGTACCCTTGCGATAAGAAACCGCCGGACGAGCAGAGCCCTCGTCGTAAGTAACATCTACTCCGGAATCGAAGATTTCGAGCTTATCCTGAGCACGCGTATCGTCAAACACTATCATTCTTTCTCTGCCACCAATAATCAACCTC
Coding sequences within it:
- a CDS encoding acyl-CoA dehydrogenase, translated to MNFDLTNDQKMLQDQVRKFAQTELAPLASEIDKSREFPWSTLKKMAQLGLLSVIVPEQYGGSGFDFVSLAIAIEEISRACASTGVIVAVNNSLTTYPILEFGNEDQKKKYLPPLCSGEKIGAFGLTEPNAGSDVAAMESTARLEGDHYVLNGTKRFITNGGEAGTFVVFAYTNKELKHKGVSAFIVERDTPGFSLGNHEDLMGIRATANCELIFEDVKVSKENLLGNEGDGFKICMNTLDVSRIDIGAQAVGIAQAALDEAVKYSKERKAFGQPICNFEMIQAMIAEMATEIQAARLLVHYAGYCKDKGMQRFSKESAMSKYYASDIAVDVARKAVQIHGGYGYSKDYAVERIYRDAKILELYEGTSEVQKIVIARELTR
- a CDS encoding acyl-CoA dehydrogenase family protein; translated protein: MILSDAHRQFQAKVRGFAEKEVAPCARDLDRDGEFPWKFVKRLAELQLTAIYVPKEYGGAGLDTLHYAIAVEEIGRVCGSTGIFLAAHSSLGVFPIYYAGNEEQKQKWLIPLAKGEKIGSFGLTEPEAGSDAAATKTTAKRDGDKYILNGEKRFITSGSVADVIIVTATQDPSKGYQGISAFIVEKGTPGFTYGKDEEKLGLHGSITSELIFEDCVIPANNLLGEEGDGFKIFMETLDGGRISIGALALGIGQGALDAAVNFSKSNNKSGKPLSRSQAVQSMIAEMATDIEAARLLVYQAAALKDAGMPYVKEAAMAKYYASTVGMKAADMAIDIHGLLGITDAYPVERFIRDEKLMEIGEGTSEIQKIVIARQILGK
- a CDS encoding acyl-CoA dehydrogenase family protein, whose product is MSIIKMNSEQKLIRGEIRKFATAELDPIAADIEKDCRIPPEIVKKISQMGLFGFTVPEQYGGSGLNVTTLCVALEELSKSCASLALMVAVNNCFVVRSISEFGSPQIKDKYLKRISNGSIGGYVPHTETEIAGQEFKIESDGGETFLSGRSDIALNSAAADFFVIPALHGQGVALYIVDKSESFMNSYSIRTMGMCGAGVTGVESKRAKLKEEDRLVEEAKGREAVQFLDDHARISFSSIALGLNEAALDASIKYSKERKQFGRAICEFPMVRDMLSEIKVSVERSRLLVYEAASRTDENEDYSQIARMACLTSCEGAVFSALKAIQIHGGYGYTRDYPVERHFRDAKTLQVLGGRPVDLKSKIAEEILS